From the genome of Miscanthus floridulus cultivar M001 chromosome 10, ASM1932011v1, whole genome shotgun sequence, one region includes:
- the LOC136487282 gene encoding scarecrow-like protein 34, producing MSAMPEDFLAAQEGAPYLAALEPFSPSVFLDLPPTPGRPADSIDDDDPDLVLPFISRMLMEEDIDDKFFYQFPDHPALLTAQQPYAQILSASASSPSDDSSYAATNTTATTTSSSGLGTCGGNSTLSPSSDAPASWPHYEDTVDLSYLLRSPPYPSPDTGVGLDDFAGLLSPAQAQDDATAGGFHFHQSPPFSDGGGGGGDRGEAQRQQPSLAAKNAGGAQHQGGIQSSNAFSSDKEEEEEPKAESSTFPAGDGDHAALASAFFGAQNGGNMDLLSMAFLKGMEEAKKFLPTTNSLLIDLDDTSGKSLPKDRDSKPSTAFAATQVKEEEEQVVNAISMFGGSRSTNGRGRKNRHAEEDDLEAETGRNSKMMMPEQEETGANELYNEIMNCTYEGFMKRMEDLRIAMDSESEKSARKVSRKGARGKQSLVNEVVDLRTMLIHCAQSVASGDRRSATEVLKQIKQHSSPRGDATQRLAHCFAMGLEARLAGTGSQAYQSLMAQHTSVVDFLKAYRLYVAACCFMKVNFIFSHMTVGDAVAGRSKLHIVEYGVQHGFQYPGLFHLLARREGGPPEVRVTAIDVPQPGFRPAHQIEETGRRLSNIAREMGVPFKFRGIAAKWEDVRAKDLNIDPGEVLVVNSECYIGNLMDESVLVDSPSPRDTVLNNIREMRPNVFIHTIVNGTYGATFFLTRFREALFFFSAQFDMIDATIPRDNAERLLIERNIFGSFALNVIACEGADRVERPETYKQWQVRNHRAGLRQLPLNPEVVKAATDKVKNYYHRDFLVDEDNRWLLVGWKGRVLYAMSTWVAEDNKPIF from the coding sequence CCGGAGGACTTCCTGGCGGCGCAGGAGGGGGCGCCGTACCTGGCGGCCCTGGAGCCCTTCTCGCCCTCCGTCTTCCTCGACCTGCCGCCGACGCCGGGGCGCCCGGCCGACTccatcgacgacgacgacccggACCTCGTCCTCCCCTTCATCTCCCGGATGCTCATGGAGGAGGACATCGACGACAAGTTCTTCTACCAGTTCCCCGACCACCCCGCGCTCCTCACTGCCCAGCAGCCCTACGCGCAGATcctctccgcctccgcctcctctcCGTCCGACGACTCCTCCTACGCCGCCACCAACACCACCGCAACCACAACCAGCAGCAGCGGCTTGGGGACCTGCGGCGGCAACTCCACCCTCTCGCCCTCCTCCGACGCCCCCGCATCCTGGCCGCACTACGAGGACACAGTCGACCTCTCCTACCTGCTCCGCTCCCCGCCGTACCCTTCTCCTGACACGGGGGTCGGCCTCGACGACTTCGCTGGACTCCTGTCGCCGGCACAAGCTCAAGACGACGCCACCGCGGGAGGATTCCACTTCCACCAGAGTCCGCCGTTttcggatggcggcggcggcggcggcgacagagGAGAAGCCCAACGGCAGCAACCTTCCCTCGCCGCCAAGAACGCCGGCGGAGCCCAACATCAGGGCGGCATCCAGAGCTCCAACGCGTTCTCCAGTgacaaggaggaagaggaggagccgaaggcagagtccagcaccTTTCCTGCTGGCGACGGCGACCACGCCGCGCTCGCCTCGGCCTTCTTCGGCGCCCAGAATGGGGGAAACATGGACTTGCTCAGCATGGCGTTCCTCAAAGGCATGGAGGAGGCCAAGAAGTTCTTGCCTACCACCAACAGCCTTCTCATCGACCTTGATGACACCTCCGGCAAATCCTTGCCTAAAGACAGAGACAGCAAGCCCTCCACCGCCTTTGCTGCTACCCAagtgaaggaggaggaggagcaggtggtgAATGCAATATCAATGTTTGGGGGAAGCAGAAGCACCAATGGCAGGGGCCGCAAGAACCGGCACGCCGAGGAGGATGATTTGGAGGCAGAGACAGGCAGGAACAGCAAGATGATGATGCCAGAGCAGGAGGAAACCGGTGCCAACGAGCTGTACAATGAAATCATGAATTGTACCTATGAGGGGTTCATGAAGCGCATGGAGGACCTGCGCATCGCCATGGACAGCGAGTCTGAAAAGAGCGCCAGGAAGGTCAGCAGGAAGGGGGCGCGGGGGAAGCAGAGTCTCGTGAATGAGGTCGTCGACCTGCGCACCATGCTCATCCACTGTGCGCAGTCGGTGGCCAGCGGTGATCGCCGGAGCGCAACTGAGGTGCTGAAGCAGATCAAGCAGCACTCCTCGCCCAGAGGGGATGCCACACAGAGGCTGGCTCATTGTTTCGCCATGGGACTGGAGGCACGGCTTGCAGGCACGGGGAGCCAGGCGTACCAGTCGCTCATGGCACAGCACACCTCTGTCGTGGATTTTCTCAAGGCATACAGGCTGTACGTGGCAGCCTGCTGCTTCATGAAGGTGAAtttcatcttctcccacatgacAGTTGGTGACGCCGTGGCAGGGAGGAGCAAGTTGCACATTGTGGAGTATGGTGTGCAGCATGGATTCCAGTATCCAGGTTTGTTCCATCTACTAGCAAGGAGGGAAGGTGGACCACCAGAGGTGAGGGTCACCGCAATTGACGTCCCACAGCCCGGGTTTCGCCCAGCCCACCAGATTGAAGAAACAGGCCGCCGTCTCAGCAACATTGCCCGTGAGATGGGCGTGCCATTCAAGTTCCGTGGTATTGCAGCAAAGTGGGAGGACGTCCGTGCTAAGGACCTCAATATTGATCCGGGTGAGGTGCTTGTTGTCAACAGTGAGTGCTATATCGGCAACTTGATGGACGAGAGCGTTTTGGTGGACAGCCCGAGCCCTAGGGATACGGTCCTCAACAACATCCGGGAGATGCGGCCCAATGTGTTCATCCATACCATAGTAAATGGAACATATGGTGCAACATTCTTTTTGACACGGTTCCGGGAGGCACTCTTCTTTTTCTCGGCACAATTTGACATGATCGATGCGACCATCCCAAGGGACAATGCTGAACGGCTGCTGATCGAGCGGAATATCTTTGGGTCGTTTGCCCTGAATGTGATTGCTTGTGAGGGTGCAGACAGGGTGGAACGGCCTGAAACTTATAAGCAATGGCAGGTGCGAAACCACAGGGCTGGGCTGAGGCAGCTACCACTGAATCCAGAGGTTGTCAAGGCTGCCACGGACAAGGTCAAGAATTATTATCATAGAGACTTCCTCGTGGATGAGGATAACCGTTGGTTGCTGGTCGGATGGAAGGGACGTGTGCTCTATGCCATGTCGACATGGGTTGCTGAGGATAATAAACCCATCTTTTAG